The Micromonospora sp. M71_S20 genome has a window encoding:
- a CDS encoding PadR family transcriptional regulator has protein sequence MKAQALHGHLDALLLAVLEQGSLHGYAIIEALRNRSDGQLDLPTGTIYPALRRLERAGHVASTWSTVNGRERRTYQLTDEGRRALAGERSGWHEFRSTVGRFLDTDSPPAAPA, from the coding sequence ATGAAGGCCCAGGCGCTGCACGGACACCTCGACGCGCTGCTGCTCGCGGTGCTCGAGCAGGGTTCGCTGCACGGCTACGCGATCATCGAGGCGCTGCGCAACCGCAGCGACGGGCAGCTCGACCTGCCGACCGGCACCATCTATCCCGCGCTGCGCCGCCTGGAGCGGGCCGGCCACGTGGCCAGCACCTGGAGCACCGTCAACGGGCGGGAACGGCGGACGTACCAACTCACCGACGAGGGCCGGCGGGCGCTGGCCGGCGAGCGGTCCGGGTGGCACGAGTTCCGCTCCACCGTCGGCCGGTTCCTCGACACCGACTCCCCGCCGGCCGCGCCGGCCTGA
- a CDS encoding DNA primase produces MGNPKHTEVSVARQSPQRPDADEPELDDADAPAESGTATVSAEAARALWDELRIDPVEIALPAGTGYTLRAYRPARELTPTDVAERDQDDPFLARRQVTEVDEEDDDEAVVILDEEVAQEFAESDEEEAKGRRRDATDDEDGETAAEEDEDEAGDEEVPVFLSHRGRLLLFKTPESLVSFIRSGAPNDLSQLDSWNELSERVEPADIAPLDEDIYELDLVVENLRGGHDTWDPTLLIEAGEVARDLAYALRLPAVLDMLSAGSSLDDLDEALRATVDGGVGGFFGRRRLKKIGAQTASLGWRTIVGKISATVDWRD; encoded by the coding sequence GTGGGCAACCCGAAGCACACGGAGGTCAGCGTGGCCCGCCAGTCGCCCCAACGGCCCGACGCCGACGAGCCCGAGCTCGACGACGCCGACGCCCCGGCCGAGTCCGGCACCGCAACCGTCTCGGCCGAGGCCGCCCGCGCCCTCTGGGACGAGCTGCGGATCGACCCGGTGGAGATCGCGCTGCCCGCCGGCACCGGCTACACCCTGCGGGCCTACCGGCCGGCGCGGGAGCTGACCCCCACCGACGTCGCCGAGCGCGACCAGGACGACCCGTTCCTGGCCCGTCGCCAGGTGACGGAGGTCGACGAGGAGGACGACGACGAGGCCGTCGTCATCCTCGACGAGGAGGTCGCCCAGGAGTTCGCCGAGAGCGACGAGGAGGAGGCCAAGGGCCGCCGCCGCGACGCGACCGACGACGAGGACGGCGAGACCGCCGCCGAGGAAGACGAGGACGAGGCGGGCGACGAGGAGGTGCCGGTCTTCCTCAGCCACCGCGGAAGACTGCTGCTCTTCAAGACGCCCGAGTCGCTTGTCAGTTTCATCCGTTCCGGGGCACCCAACGACCTGTCTCAGCTGGACAGTTGGAATGAACTGTCCGAACGGGTGGAGCCGGCCGACATCGCGCCGCTCGACGAGGACATCTACGAGCTCGACCTGGTGGTGGAGAACCTCCGCGGCGGGCACGACACCTGGGACCCGACGCTGCTCATCGAGGCCGGCGAGGTGGCCCGCGACCTGGCGTACGCGCTGCGGCTGCCCGCGGTGCTGGACATGCTCTCCGCCGGCTCCAGCCTCGACGACCTGGACGAGGCGCTGCGCGCCACGGTCGACGGCGGCGTCGGCGGGTTCTTCGGTCGGCGCCGCCTGAAGAAAATCGGGGCACAAACCGCAAGTCTGGGTTGGCGCACCATTGTCGGGAAGATCTCTGCGACGGTGGACTGGCGCGACTGA
- a CDS encoding transposase, which yields MSREEDDAVALVRVYCGLASADPADRPVSAGSTLTSAVVDDAGRLLHVCEIGDDPAGYAQLVALLVERSGGPSGAAIAADSDDHTVTSLLSAAGRPLAIADDDSVDDFAERFADDDSLEEMQSPPAERRAVGLARALQAGALSAVTLPAPRDLAGYKQVLAAHAALSSGRHSAAVALREVLRELYPAALRAYPDPAEPVSLAVLDALPEPGMLSGTVGRGDDAPVAAEAVAARLAADGVADADELTSAVTALRVAISETPRRATVNRALTSAVADTVRQAVASVRACDAGCQALVGALNDRVGAPATPAPGRRAAIRHGESLGDAPGHTPTGGALPGLSPTGGGLRALRPAEPEPAPGGGRRSRPEPASGATPPPAPRPLGPPPVAPAPVAPPPVAPMPVTPAAVAGPPVSAPPARPGSLPSRIDGPTNRPVSAPPPPPPGITPIAPAQRGTVPPAEAGEPFRPTLTTAAIQNARAERQRTVIPPRPKTNGESATPTGGFSATDLSVPVPTPRPGQETTSPAARAEPAPPGSRANWPLVNNPEDPADSSAKNPVANSYGDRGGRGVDAPTDPGAERRVTPPWLADDLPQEPPVLRLVEPPPLADRALRGGTGPAADAQPETPPLRLVDREEAARSGRSAPREERPPTEYRPAPRDERPAAEYRPAARDERPAPREERPAAEYRPAPRDERPAAEYRPAPPMERRPPPVSDEGDGDLLIFAQAKSAWFVGHDDESDLEWSTTADTGWQAAEQAARPAVGAETPAGLPKRVPQANLVPGSPLRDERPLRIVRDAASLAENTTGYFRGWRRGQEIGGFAVGGRPGREAAGGWDFTRDTGDRDDDREYEYRSAGYRS from the coding sequence GTGTCCCGGGAGGAGGACGACGCCGTGGCGCTCGTGCGCGTGTACTGCGGTCTGGCCTCGGCGGATCCGGCCGACCGACCGGTCTCGGCCGGTTCGACGCTGACGTCCGCTGTGGTCGACGACGCAGGCCGTCTGCTGCATGTCTGCGAGATCGGCGACGACCCCGCTGGCTACGCCCAGCTGGTCGCGCTGCTCGTGGAGCGGTCGGGCGGGCCGAGCGGTGCGGCCATCGCCGCCGACAGCGACGACCACACGGTCACCTCGCTGCTCAGCGCCGCCGGGCGTCCACTGGCGATCGCCGACGACGACTCCGTCGACGACTTCGCCGAGCGCTTCGCCGACGACGACTCCCTGGAGGAGATGCAGTCGCCCCCGGCCGAGCGGCGCGCCGTCGGCCTGGCCCGCGCCCTGCAGGCCGGCGCCCTCTCCGCCGTCACCCTCCCGGCCCCCCGGGACCTCGCCGGCTACAAGCAGGTCCTCGCCGCGCACGCCGCCCTGTCCAGCGGCCGGCACTCCGCCGCCGTCGCGCTGCGGGAGGTGCTCCGCGAGCTCTACCCGGCCGCGTTGCGGGCGTACCCGGACCCGGCCGAGCCGGTCTCGCTGGCCGTGCTGGACGCCTTGCCCGAGCCCGGGATGCTCAGCGGCACCGTGGGACGCGGCGACGACGCCCCGGTCGCCGCCGAGGCGGTCGCGGCGCGTCTCGCCGCCGACGGGGTCGCCGACGCCGACGAACTCACCTCAGCGGTGACCGCCCTGCGGGTGGCCATCAGCGAGACACCCCGGCGCGCCACCGTCAACCGCGCCCTCACGTCCGCCGTGGCGGACACCGTGCGGCAGGCGGTCGCCTCCGTCCGGGCCTGCGACGCAGGCTGTCAGGCGCTGGTCGGCGCGCTCAACGACCGGGTCGGCGCGCCCGCCACCCCGGCCCCCGGGCGCCGCGCCGCGATCCGACACGGCGAATCCCTCGGCGACGCGCCCGGCCACACCCCCACCGGCGGTGCGCTGCCCGGCCTCAGCCCCACCGGCGGTGGCCTGCGTGCCCTCCGGCCCGCCGAGCCCGAGCCCGCCCCGGGCGGTGGCCGCCGCAGCCGGCCCGAGCCCGCCTCCGGCGCGACGCCGCCCCCGGCCCCCCGGCCGCTCGGCCCGCCGCCGGTCGCACCCGCCCCCGTCGCCCCGCCGCCGGTCGCGCCGATGCCGGTGACGCCGGCCGCGGTCGCCGGTCCCCCGGTCTCCGCGCCCCCGGCACGACCCGGATCGCTGCCGAGCCGCATCGACGGCCCGACCAACCGCCCGGTGTCCGCGCCGCCGCCTCCGCCGCCCGGCATCACCCCCATCGCTCCGGCGCAGCGGGGCACGGTGCCGCCGGCCGAGGCGGGAGAGCCGTTCCGCCCCACCCTGACCACCGCGGCGATCCAGAACGCCCGCGCGGAGCGCCAGCGCACCGTGATCCCGCCCCGCCCGAAGACCAACGGCGAGTCGGCCACGCCCACGGGCGGCTTCAGCGCCACCGACCTCAGCGTTCCCGTGCCCACGCCACGCCCCGGCCAGGAAACCACCTCCCCGGCCGCCCGGGCGGAGCCCGCTCCCCCCGGATCCCGGGCGAACTGGCCGCTGGTCAACAACCCGGAGGACCCGGCCGACAGTTCCGCCAAGAACCCGGTCGCCAACTCCTACGGCGACCGCGGCGGGCGCGGCGTCGACGCCCCGACCGATCCGGGGGCGGAGCGCCGGGTCACCCCGCCGTGGCTGGCCGACGACCTGCCCCAGGAGCCTCCGGTGCTGCGGCTGGTCGAGCCGCCGCCGCTGGCCGACCGCGCGCTGCGTGGCGGGACGGGCCCGGCCGCCGACGCCCAGCCCGAGACGCCCCCGCTGCGGCTGGTCGACCGCGAGGAGGCCGCCCGCAGTGGCCGGTCCGCCCCTCGTGAGGAGCGGCCGCCGACCGAGTACCGACCGGCACCGCGCGACGAGCGGCCCGCGGCCGAGTACCGACCGGCAGCGCGCGACGAGCGACCCGCGCCCCGCGAGGAGCGACCGGCGGCCGAGTACCGGCCGGCACCGCGCGACGAGCGGCCGGCAGCCGAGTACCGGCCGGCGCCCCCGATGGAGCGCCGCCCGCCACCCGTGTCCGACGAGGGCGACGGCGACCTGCTGATCTTCGCCCAGGCCAAGTCCGCCTGGTTCGTGGGGCACGACGACGAGTCCGACCTGGAGTGGTCCACCACGGCCGACACCGGCTGGCAGGCGGCCGAGCAGGCCGCCCGCCCGGCGGTCGGCGCCGAGACCCCGGCGGGGCTGCCGAAGCGGGTCCCCCAGGCCAACCTCGTCCCCGGCTCACCGCTGCGCGACGAGCGGCCACTGCGGATCGTCCGCGACGCGGCGAGCCTCGCCGAGAACACCACCGGCTACTTCCGCGGCTGGCGCCGGGGGCAGGAGATCGGCGGGTTCGCGGTCGGCGGCCGACCCGGTCGGGAGGCCGCCGGCGGCTGGGACTTCACCCGCGACACGGGTGACCGCGACGACGACCGGGAATACGAGTACCGCTCCGCCGGCTACCGCTCCTGA
- a CDS encoding ABC transporter substrate-binding protein, whose amino-acid sequence MATSANGPSVFTRRGLLAATVGTLLLSACGRDEAGGGDRATTVAPGGQELLVGVSLELTGPGAALGVLQQRALEITLESLNAKGVPIGNLRRAVRLEVRDNAGDPALAARQATALAREGGVHALVGGTVSETSMALAGVAQKERVPFLSLAFGDGIVLPLAQRTYVFKMTPDAGDMARRLARLIASQRLSRVALLAADGLHGDSGVRAMTGALRTAGVATSTTTRLPRTGADLRGAARAATGSRPDGVVVWATAPDSAAAVGALRRAGYDGPVFLDAGAVAEQTLEGGNAALMEGAYAVHPTSLGGAMLANTTMSALDRKEFVYRYVQLHGGFSGFAPYASDAVQLVADAARLSTSVDRGRIRAFLQNQVTEGMAGMYSFTPIRHGGMDQGSLGVYTVSAGAWTRVS is encoded by the coding sequence ATGGCGACATCGGCGAACGGCCCCTCCGTGTTCACCCGTCGGGGCCTGCTGGCCGCGACGGTCGGCACGCTCCTGCTCAGCGCCTGCGGGCGCGACGAGGCGGGCGGGGGCGATCGCGCCACGACGGTCGCGCCGGGCGGTCAGGAACTGCTGGTCGGGGTCAGCCTGGAGCTGACCGGTCCCGGCGCCGCGCTCGGCGTCCTCCAGCAGCGGGCGCTGGAGATCACCCTCGAATCGCTCAACGCCAAGGGCGTGCCGATCGGCAACCTCCGCCGGGCCGTACGGCTGGAGGTGCGGGACAACGCCGGCGACCCCGCGCTGGCGGCCCGGCAGGCCACCGCACTGGCCCGCGAGGGCGGCGTGCACGCCCTGGTCGGCGGCACCGTGTCCGAGACCTCGATGGCCCTGGCCGGGGTGGCGCAGAAGGAGCGGGTGCCGTTCCTCTCACTCGCCTTCGGCGACGGGATCGTGCTGCCGCTGGCGCAGCGGACGTACGTCTTCAAGATGACTCCGGACGCCGGCGACATGGCCCGGCGGCTCGCCCGGCTCATCGCCTCGCAGCGGCTCTCCCGGGTGGCGCTGCTGGCCGCGGACGGCCTGCACGGCGACTCCGGCGTACGGGCCATGACAGGGGCCCTGCGTACGGCCGGGGTGGCGACGAGCACCACCACCCGGCTGCCCCGCACCGGCGCGGACCTCCGCGGGGCGGCCCGCGCGGCGACGGGTTCCCGCCCCGACGGGGTGGTGGTGTGGGCGACCGCCCCGGACTCGGCCGCCGCAGTCGGCGCGCTGCGCCGGGCCGGCTACGACGGGCCGGTGTTCCTCGACGCGGGCGCGGTCGCCGAGCAGACCCTGGAGGGCGGCAACGCGGCCCTCATGGAGGGCGCGTACGCCGTCCACCCGACCTCGCTGGGCGGGGCGATGCTCGCCAACACCACCATGTCGGCGCTGGACCGCAAGGAGTTCGTCTACCGCTACGTCCAGCTGCACGGCGGGTTCAGCGGCTTCGCCCCGTACGCGTCCGACGCGGTGCAGCTGGTCGCCGACGCGGCGCGGCTGTCCACCAGCGTCGACCGTGGACGGATCCGGGCGTTCCTGCAGAACCAGGTCACCGAGGGGATGGCGGGGATGTACTCCTTCACCCCCATCCGGCACGGCGGCATGGACCAGGGCTCGTTGGGCGTCTACACCGTCAGCGCGGGTGCCTGGACGCGGGTGTCCTGA
- a CDS encoding ATP/GTP-binding protein, whose product MSHRPPTPSGRVTSAKIVIAGGFGVGKTTLVGSVSEITPLTTEAIMTSAGVGVDDTRQVPGKTTTTVAMDFGRISIDRDLILYLFGTPGQTRFWFMWDELVRGAIGAVVLVDTRRLADCFAAIDFFEHRRLPYLVAINCFDGMQYHDPQDVRDALAISGDVPVVACDARNRESTKHVLISLVEYVLTMRRSRAVAPA is encoded by the coding sequence ATGTCGCACCGCCCGCCGACCCCGAGTGGGCGCGTGACGTCGGCGAAGATCGTTATCGCCGGTGGATTCGGCGTCGGCAAGACGACGCTGGTCGGCTCGGTCTCGGAGATCACGCCGCTGACGACCGAGGCCATCATGACCTCCGCCGGCGTGGGCGTCGACGACACCCGGCAGGTGCCGGGCAAGACGACGACCACGGTGGCGATGGACTTCGGCCGCATCTCGATCGACCGTGACCTGATCCTGTACCTGTTCGGTACGCCGGGTCAGACCCGGTTCTGGTTCATGTGGGACGAGTTGGTCCGCGGCGCGATCGGCGCGGTCGTGCTGGTGGACACCCGCCGGCTGGCCGACTGCTTCGCGGCGATCGACTTCTTCGAGCACCGGCGGCTGCCGTACCTGGTGGCCATCAACTGCTTCGACGGGATGCAGTACCACGACCCGCAGGACGTCCGGGACGCGCTCGCGATCTCCGGCGACGTGCCGGTGGTGGCCTGCGACGCCCGTAACCGGGAGTCGACGAAGCACGTGCTGATCTCGCTGGTCGAGTACGTGCTGACCATGCGGCGCTCGCGCGCCGTGGCGCCGGCCTGA
- a CDS encoding DUF742 domain-containing protein — protein sequence MADRDEPTGALVRPYAVTRGRTRPRLDIALEALVETTVRGRAAANGNGGQGREHQYIAALCDGRVQSLAEIAARMQLPLGVARVLIADMATDGLVAVHEPTILDDSDDAVGTELLERVLSGLRRL from the coding sequence ATGGCCGATCGTGACGAACCGACCGGAGCGTTGGTCCGTCCATACGCCGTTACCCGTGGTCGTACCCGCCCGCGCCTCGACATCGCGCTGGAGGCGCTCGTCGAGACGACGGTGCGCGGCCGCGCCGCTGCCAATGGCAACGGCGGTCAGGGCCGCGAGCACCAGTACATCGCTGCGCTGTGTGACGGACGTGTGCAGTCGCTCGCCGAGATCGCGGCGCGGATGCAGCTTCCGCTCGGTGTGGCCCGGGTGCTCATCGCCGACATGGCGACGGACGGCCTGGTCGCGGTCCACGAGCCGACCATTCTGGACGACTCGGACGACGCGGTGGGCACTGAACTGCTGGAGAGGGTGCTGAGTGGACTTCGCAGGCTCTGA
- a CDS encoding roadblock/LC7 domain-containing protein gives MTTTQDLGWLLANFADRVPGVAHAVAVSADGLLLASSRDLPRDRADQLAAIASGLVSLTQGAARCFEGGAVLQTVVEMDNGFLFLMSISDGSSFAVLAARSCDVGQVGYEMALLVDRVGDALTPQPRAAAGMLG, from the coding sequence ATGACAACTACGCAGGATCTCGGTTGGCTGCTGGCCAACTTCGCCGACCGGGTACCCGGTGTCGCGCACGCGGTCGCCGTCTCCGCGGACGGACTGCTCCTCGCGTCGTCACGGGACCTCCCGCGGGACCGGGCCGACCAGCTGGCCGCTATCGCGTCCGGCCTGGTCAGCCTCACCCAGGGTGCGGCCCGCTGCTTCGAGGGAGGCGCGGTGCTGCAGACAGTGGTGGAGATGGACAATGGCTTCCTGTTCCTGATGTCCATCTCGGACGGCTCGTCGTTCGCGGTGCTCGCCGCCCGTAGCTGCGACGTGGGACAGGTCGGCTACGAGATGGCCCTGCTGGTCGACCGGGTGGGCGACGCGTTGACCCCGCAGCCACGTGCGGCTGCGGGAATGCTGGGCTGA